From the Planktothricoides raciborskii GIHE-MW2 genome, the window ATTTGCCACCTGACATAACCATCATCCAAAATCAGGCGACGATCGATCGACGATCTACAGGCATTGATCCCAGCCGCATCCGTGAGCCTAGGGGAACAGGGAAGTTGAAGTAGCAAGTGCAACGACCTGAGATTTGAAGTAGGTTGCATCCAAGAAAAATGGATTCTCCAAGAAAACCTGTAACTATTCGGAGTATCGTAAAGATAAGTTAACTTCTAAGCAATTACACCATGAGTCTTGGTAATTTGCGCGATCTTTACCAGCAAGTTATTCTGGAGCGCTACAAAACCCCTCGGCATAAGGGGACAACAAGCCCGGTTCACTGTCGCCAACGCGGCCACAATCCCTCTTGTGGTGACACCATTGAGATCACAGTCCAGCTTAATCAAGCGGGCGATCGCATCGAAGATGTGAAATTTGAAGGGGAAGGCTGTGCCATTTCAATGGCTTCTGCGGATCTGATGGCAGAAGCATTACAAGGAAAAACCATCTCTGAAGCCCTGGAAATGGTCAAACGATTTCAAGGCATGATGAAAGGGGAGGGAGAATTTCCCAAAGAACAC encodes:
- the sufU gene encoding Fe-S cluster assembly sulfur transfer protein SufU, translated to MSLGNLRDLYQQVILERYKTPRHKGTTSPVHCRQRGHNPSCGDTIEITVQLNQAGDRIEDVKFEGEGCAISMASADLMAEALQGKTISEALEMVKRFQGMMKGEGEFPKEHRKLNVMQGVAQFPVRIKCANLSWHALKAALESPNPDSVEFVSNETET